The Styela clava chromosome 2, kaStyClav1.hap1.2, whole genome shotgun sequence genome contains a region encoding:
- the LOC144417664 gene encoding uncharacterized protein LOC144417664, producing MSVYDRQMMIISLTGERRTLHTCTQQEVGPHTVKRKRGSKVTPGRNLCRADQRGALRKSENMKSDNQDETCSACGLWNDPNGSTEIEDEWVGCESCSETHWFHKNCCKDPSNPCGNDYNS from the exons ATGTCTGTTTACGATCGGCAGATGATGATAATATCTTTAACAGGTGAGCGTAGAACTCTACATACATGCACACAGCAGGAGGTTGGACCACATACAG TGAAACGAAAGCGAGGATCGAAAGTCACACCGGGCAGGAACCTCTGCCGAGCCGATCAACGGGGAGCTCTgagaaaatcagaaaatatgaaaagtgaTAATCAAGACGAAACCTGCTCTGCTTGTGGATTATGGAATGATCCAAATGGAAGTACGGAAATTGAGGATGAATGGGTCGGTTGCGAAAGCTGCAGCGAAACACATTGGTTCCACAAGAACTGTTGCAAAGACCCGTCTAACCCATGTGGAAATGATTACAATTCTTGA
- the LOC120336320 gene encoding solute carrier family 25 member 3-like, which produces MVNSVFDVVKSNVFGTPNVKALCQENSKLANISEAHTTEVTRRLAVADSGDSCEFGSAKYYAICGFGGILSCGLTHTAIVPLDLVKCRIQVDPAKYKGIFTGFKVTIREDGVKGLAKGWAPTLIGYSMQGLCKFGFYEVFKNVYGNLLGEENAFLWRTSLYLAASASAEFFADIALAPMEACKVRIQTQPGFANTLREAFPKMKEAEGVGAFYKGLVPLWMRQIPYTMMKFACFERTVEAIYKFVVPKPRAECSKSEQLVVTFVAGYIAGVFCAIVSHPADSVVSLLNKDAGSSPIDALKKLGPMGVWKGLTARIIMIGTLTALQWFIYDSVKVYFRLPRPPPPEMPESLRAKLAAQGKL; this is translated from the exons ATGGTCAATTCAGTTTTCGACGTAGTAAAGAGCAATGTTTTCGGCACTCCTAACGTGAAGGCGTTATGTCAAGAAAATTCCAAGCTTGCTAATATTTCAGAAGCTCATACCACCGAGGTTACCAGAAGATTAGCAGTGGCAGATTCGGGGGATAGTTGTGAGTTCGGCTCTGCAAAATATTATGCCATCTGCGGTTTTGGTGGAATTTTAAGCTGTGGTCTCACACACACTGCGATTGTCCCTCTCGATCTTGTGAAATGTAGAATCCAAGTTGACCCAGCGAAGTACAAGGGAATATTCACTGGTTTTAAAGTCACAATACGCGAAGATGGTGTTAAAGGTTTGGCAAAAGGTTGGGCGCCAACACTTATTGGTTATTCAATGCAAGGTCTTTGCAAGTTTGGATTCTATGAAGTTTTCAAAAATGTGTATGGAAATTTACTGGGTGAAGAAAATGCTTTTCTCTGGAGAACAAGTCTGTACTTAGCGGCTAGTGCATCTGCTGAATTCTTCGCTGATATTGCTCTTGCTCcaatggaggcatgcaaagtaCGTATCCAAACTCAGCCAGGTTTTGCCAACACTCTCCGTGAGGCTTTCCCTAAAATGAAAGAAGCTGAAGGAGTCGGCGCCTTTTACAAGGGATTGGTTCCACTTTGGATGAGGCAAATTCCCTACACCATGATGAAATTTGCATGCTTTGAAAGAACTGTTGAGGCTATTTACAAGTTTGTTGTGCCTAAGCCTCGGGCCGAATGTAGCAAATCTGAGCAACTGGTCGTTACATTCGTTGCTGGTTATATTGCTGGTGTATTCTGTGCCATTGTGTCTCATCCAGCTGATTCCGTTGTGTCTTTGCTGAATAAAGATGCTGGAAGTTCTCCTATTGATGCACTCAAGAAATTAGGACCAATGG gtgtATGGAAAGGTCTCACAGCCCGTATCATTATGATTGGTACGTTGACAGCACTCCAGTGGTTTATTTACGATTCTGTTAAAGTGTATTTCCGCCTCCCTCGCCCTCCACCACCAGAAATGCCAGAGAGTCTTCGGGCCAAATTGGCTGCACAAGGAAAATTATAG